From a region of the Phaseolus vulgaris cultivar G19833 chromosome 6, P. vulgaris v2.0, whole genome shotgun sequence genome:
- the LOC137831808 gene encoding uncharacterized protein: MSSMTNHDLIIGQGHNLALGHNQQLVLNHNHSLGLSGNHDLELGQTDDQHLGLGQTHDHELGLGIANDHELGLGLNHVDGDGVHRYGHEDELSMDQKPEHDGHEMPIPTQNHELTITENNDLTVSENQEFDENMAMTMVQNPEMSIESAEEMDVHESQLMVPTSPVIQARTLAISPNYELSVGQEFPDVKSCRRALRDTAIALHFEMQTIKSDKTRFTAKCRSEGCPWRIHAAKLPGVPTFSIRTIHENHTCGGISHLGHQQASVQWVATSVEQRLRENPNCKPKEILEEIHRVHGITLSYKQAWRGKERIMAAMRGSFEEGYRLLPQYCEQVKRTNPGSIASVYGNPTDNCFQRLFISFQASIYGFLNTCRPLLELDRTYLKSKYLGTLLLATGFDGDGALFPLAFGVVDEENEDNWMWFLSELHNLMETNTENMPRLTILSDRQKGIVDGVEANFPTAFHGFCMRHLSDSFRKEFNNTILVDLLWQAAQVLTILEFEAKVLEIEEISQDAAYWIRRIPPHLWATAYFEGQSFFHFAANIVESLNTWILDASGLPIVQMMECIRRQLMTWFNERRETSMQWTSILVPSAERVVTDALDRARTHQVLRATDAEFEVISHEGTNTVDIRTRCCQCRGWQLYGLPCAHAVAALLSIRQNVQRFTESCFTVANYRKTYSQTIHPIPDKSLWKELSEVEGVVGVSDVDQLQLQLTINPPKSLRPPGRPRKKRVRAEDRGRVKRVVHCSRCNQTGHFRTTCAAPI, from the coding sequence ATGTCTTCAATGACTAATCATGATTTGATAATTGGCCAGGGTCATAATTTAGCACTTGGTCATAACCAGCAACTGGTGCTGAACCACAATCACAGTTTGGGTCTCAGTGGGAACCATGATTTGGAATTGGGACAAACTGATGATCAGCATTTGGGTCTGGGGCAAACTCACGATCATGAATTGGGCTTAGGAATTGCCAATGACCATGAATTGGGTTTGGGACTGAACCATGTTGATGGAGATGGTGTTCACAGGTATGGGCATGAAGATGAGCTATCCATGGATCAAAAACCCGAGCATGATGGCCATGAGATGCCCATTCCCACACAAAACCATGAGTTGACCATAACAGAGAACAATGATTTGACTGTTTCAGAAAATCAGGAATTTGATGAGAACATGGCCATGACTATGGTCCAGAACCCAGAAATGAGTATTGAATCTGCTGAAGAAATGGATGTCCATGAATCCCAGCTTATGGTTCCCACATCCCCTGTAATTCAGGCTCGTACATTAGCCATAAGTCCTAATTATGAATTGTCAGTGGGACAAGAATTCCCTGATGTTAAGAGTTGCCGAAGGGCATTAAGGGATACAGCAATCGCTCTGCACTTTGAGATGCAGACTATAAAATCGGATAAGACTCGCTTTACTGCTAAATGCCGAAGTGAAGGATGTCCCTGGCGCATTCATGCAGCAAAACTCCCTGGTGTTCCAACTTTTAGTATTAGGACAATCCATGAGAATCACACATGTGGAGGAATTTCACATCTTGGCCATCAACAAGCCTCAGTGCAATGGGTTGCTACCTCAGTGGAGCAAAGGCTAAGGGAGAACCCTAATTGCAAGCCAAAGGAGATATTGGAAGAGATTCATAGGGTTCATGGCATCACTTTGTCATACAAGCAAGCTTGGAGAGGCAAGGAGCGTATCATGGCTGCAATGCGTGGATCTTTTGAAGAGGGATACCGCTTACTTCCACAATACTGTGAACAGGTGAAACGCACAAATCCAGGCAGTATTGCATCTGTTTATGGAAATCCAACTGATAATTGCTTCCAACGCCTATTCATATCCTTTCAAGCATCAATATATGGTTTTTTAAATACTTGTCGACCACTTTTGGAGCTTGATAGAACATATTTAAAGAGCAAGTATCTAGGTACATTACTTCTAGCCACCGGATTTGATGGTGACGGAGCTCTCTTTCCTTTGGCGTTTGGTGTTGTTGATGAGGAGAATGAGGATAATTGGATGTGGTTTCTGTCTGAACTCCATAACCTGATGGAGACAAACACTGAAAACATGCCAAGGCTCACAATTTTGTCTGACAGGCAGAAGGGAATTGTAGACGGTGTAGAAGCAAATTTTCCCACTGCTTTCCATGGATTTTGTATGCGGCACTTGAGTGACAGCTTTCGCAAGGAGTTTAATAACACAATACTTGTTGATCTTCTATGGCAAGCAGCTCAAGTTCTTACCATACTTGAATTTGAAGCAAAAGTTTTAGAGATTGAAGAAATATCACAAGATGCTGCGTACTGGATTCGAAGAATTCCACCTCATTTGTGGGCTACTGCATACTTCGAGGGGCAAAgtttttttcattttgcagcAAACATAGTTGAATCTTTAAACACATGGATTCTAGATGCATCTGGGCTTCCAATAGTTCAAATGATGGAATGCATAAGAAGACAACTAATGACTTGGTTTAACGAGCGGCGAGAGACCAGTATGCAGTGGACATCAATACTTGTACCTTCAGCTGAGAGAGTTGTCACAGACGCTCTTGATCGTGCAAGGACACACCAGGTACTTCGTGCCACTGATGCTGAATTTGAAGTTATATCACATGAAGGAACAAACACTGTTGATATTAGGACCCGTTGTTGTCAATGTCGTGGGTGGCAGCTGTATGGTTTGCCTTGTGCACATGCTGTGGCTGCTCTTCTCTCTATTAGGCAGAATGTGCAAAGATTCACAGAAAGCTGTTTTACTGTTGCAAACTATAGAAAGACATACTCACAGACCATACACCCAATTCCTGACAAGTCTCTGTGGAAGGAGTTGTCTGAGGTTGAGGGGGTTGTGGGGGTGTCTGATGTTGATCAACTTCAACTTCAACTTACTATTAACCCTCCTAAGTCACTCCGGCCCCCAGGTCGACCCAGAAAGAAACGGGTCCGAGCAGAAGACCGTGGCCGCGTAAAACGGGTTGTGCATTGCAGTCGTTGCAATCAAACAGGTCATTTCAGAACCACATGTGCAGCTCCCATCTAA